The genomic interval GCTGCCCGTCTGGAAGCGAGGCCCGAGGCGTCGGTGGTGACGGCATCGCAACGGCCCTGATCGAAGGCAGCCATGACCTTGTCAAAGTCCTGGAAGGTGAGGAGTTTGAATTGTTTCTTCTTGAGGCGGAAGTAATCGGTGATGTTCTGCTCGGTGGTGGTGCCCTGGTTGGTGCAGATGGTGGCGCCATCAAGGTCGGTGATTTTCTTGACGGGTGCTTCTTTTTTGACCATCACGCCCTGACCGTCGTAGAAGGTGACCGGACCGAAGTCCATGCCCACTTCACCGTCCCGTGAAGAGGTGTAGGTGGTGTTTCTGAAGACCACATCGACTTCGCCACTCTGGACAGCCGTGAAACGCACGGCTGCGGTGAGGGGAACGTACTGGACTTTGCTGGCATCGCCAAAGATGGCGGCGGCGACGCCTTTGCAGAAATCGACATCGAAGCCGGAGTACTTGCCGTTGGAATCGAGGAAACCAAATCCGGGGAGTTTGTCATTGACGCCGCAGACGAGCTTGCCGCGTTTTTTGACGGTGTCGAGTTTGTCTGCTTGAGCGGCAGACATCAGACTGGTGAGGCTCAGTAAGAGCAATGCAGTGAGTTTGGACATGTTTGTCTCCATGGGTTGGCCAGAGGTTGCCCCGGATAGGGGCAGCCTGGAGTAAGGATGTTCAGCATTTCTGGCATACATTTAGAGAAAAATGTATGCGCATACAATGCTGTATGGTGCTGCTTTTTGAAAGCAGCGTTGAATGTGAGAATTTAGCCCTGTGGCAGAAGACCAATAGCAGTCAATGGTGGTCATGCCATGTCGTTCATTATTAGAAAGTCATGGCAAATTTGCAATACCCGTAATCCCTTACGGTGAGACTCCAAAGTTTAATAAACAAAGCTCCAATGATGGTTTTTAGCGCCTTTTTTATCTCAGTTCAAGTCGAATATTTTGAGTAACCGATACACAAAAGCCGGAAAAATACTCCAAGAATCAGTGATTTTTAATACAAAAGAAGAGAGAAAGTGGGACAGACTGCATACATTTTTGTTTCGCAAACAGATGAGTATATTCGTAACAGTGTGAAGCAAATTTGCGTAAGCGCTCACAGAAGCATCCAAGAACGACAGCTGCGCTCTCACCGGATTCATCTGTTGGGAATTTTCTGGGCTGAATTGTCACAAAAGAATGTTTCCTAAACACTGCAAATGTTTCTTCTGGTCCCTAGATGAGTCGAACGTGAAAAACGCTTCCCACAAAGAATTTTTTCAATTCTTATTTAAAAAATTCACTCGGCCAGTGATCGTTTTTTTCGGAAACGAGAAAAACATCTCTGATGTTTCAGGGAGATCAGTATTGACATGCAGAAAGGTCAGGCCCATACTGAGCTTCAGTTTCATAAGCCTTGTTACACAAATGACCAGAGGAGGGTCTTTCTGGTTGAGCAGGACTTTGAAACGCCAGCAGATTCACATGCCAAACCATTCATCACCCTTTGAGGTGCTGGATGATCTGTGATTCTGTCAAATGTCACCGTTGCTACTCTGTTGCAAACAAGACCACCCTGTCCAACCTGAGAATGGTGCTGGCTTGGAGCGGTCAACAACGGTTATTACCCAAAGGAGTGAACGTATGAAAAACTTCAGTAAGCAAGCTTCGATCTTGACCATGACCTTTTCTCTGTTGACTGCCTGTGGTACGCTCTCCTCAACACCCACCAGTCAACCCAGTTCTCAGCCTGCAGAAGTCAGCCTGCTGTTTGCTGATGACACCTCCATTGTCAGCAAACACTTC from Deinococcus misasensis DSM 22328 carries:
- a CDS encoding transporter substrate-binding domain-containing protein, whose amino-acid sequence is MSKLTALLLLSLTSLMSAAQADKLDTVKKRGKLVCGVNDKLPGFGFLDSNGKYSGFDVDFCKGVAAAIFGDASKVQYVPLTAAVRFTAVQSGEVDVVFRNTTYTSSRDGEVGMDFGPVTFYDGQGVMVKKEAPVKKITDLDGATICTNQGTTTEQNITDYFRLKKKQFKLLTFQDFDKVMAAFDQGRCDAVTTDASGLASRRAA